From Microbacterium sp. LWH11-1.2, one genomic window encodes:
- a CDS encoding class I SAM-dependent methyltransferase: protein MASSPVGRPTRGTTGTNRLRRNDRWIAASPAFRRAADPLVVDLGYGASGVTAFELAARLRGVRPDAEVRGLEIDPARVATADAQLAEVRAGRTGFPHDLRVSFARGGFEVPLPDGRRPAVIRAMNVLRQYDEADVPAAWRKTASRLAPDGLLVEGTCDEIGRVASWADVQPDGIPVRFTISLRLTGLEHPSIVAERLPKALIHRNVPGERIHALLVDLDREWDRAAALATFGATQRFLATVAALRDQGWPIAGGRSRWRLGEITLPWAAVAPVDSPRA, encoded by the coding sequence ATGGCGTCATCTCCCGTCGGCCGGCCGACGCGCGGCACGACCGGGACGAACCGGCTGCGCCGCAACGACCGCTGGATCGCCGCGAGCCCCGCGTTCCGCCGTGCCGCGGATCCGCTGGTGGTCGATCTCGGTTACGGAGCGAGCGGTGTCACCGCGTTCGAACTGGCCGCACGGCTGCGCGGAGTCCGACCCGATGCCGAGGTGCGCGGTCTCGAGATCGACCCGGCGCGGGTGGCGACGGCCGATGCCCAGCTCGCCGAGGTCCGCGCCGGCCGCACGGGCTTCCCCCACGACCTCCGCGTCTCGTTCGCGCGCGGCGGCTTCGAGGTCCCCCTCCCCGACGGCCGGCGGCCTGCGGTGATCCGCGCGATGAATGTGCTGCGCCAGTACGACGAGGCCGACGTGCCGGCCGCCTGGCGGAAGACGGCTTCACGACTCGCGCCGGACGGGCTCCTCGTCGAGGGCACGTGCGACGAGATCGGTCGTGTGGCGAGCTGGGCCGACGTGCAGCCCGACGGGATCCCGGTGCGCTTCACGATCTCCCTGCGCCTGACCGGGCTCGAGCATCCGAGCATCGTCGCCGAGCGGCTGCCCAAGGCCCTGATCCACCGCAACGTCCCGGGGGAACGGATCCACGCCCTCCTCGTCGACCTCGACCGCGAGTGGGATCGGGCGGCCGCGCTCGCGACGTTCGGCGCCACCCAGCGGTTCCTGGCGACGGTCGCCGCCCTGCGGGATCAAGGCTGGCCGATCGCGGGCGGGCGGAGCCGCTGGCGTCTCGGCGAGATCACGCTTCCGTGGGCGGCCGTGGCGCCGGTCGACTCGCCTCGCGCCTAG
- a CDS encoding phosphoglyceromutase, with protein sequence MTATRTLILLRHGRSEWNERNLFTGWVDVRLNEQGEKEARRGGELLAESGILPDVLHTSLLSRAIQTANIALDAADRLWIPVTRSWRLNERHYGALQGKDKAQTLEEFGPEQFQLWRRSFDVPPPVLDDASEFSQVNDPRYAGIDGEVPRTESLKLVIDRLLPYWESAIVPDLEAGKTVLVTAHGNSLRGLVKHLEGISDADIAELNIPTGIPLVYELDENNVPTGPGRYLDPEAAAAGAAAVAAQGKK encoded by the coding sequence ATGACTGCGACGCGCACCCTGATCCTGCTCCGCCATGGCCGGAGCGAGTGGAACGAACGGAACCTGTTCACCGGCTGGGTGGACGTCCGCCTGAACGAGCAGGGGGAGAAGGAGGCCCGCCGCGGCGGTGAGCTGCTCGCCGAGTCCGGCATCCTGCCCGACGTGCTGCACACGTCGCTCCTGAGCCGGGCGATCCAGACGGCGAACATCGCGCTCGACGCCGCCGACCGGCTGTGGATCCCCGTGACCCGCTCGTGGCGGCTCAACGAGCGCCACTACGGCGCCCTGCAGGGCAAGGACAAGGCGCAGACGCTCGAGGAGTTCGGTCCCGAGCAGTTCCAGCTGTGGCGCCGCTCCTTCGACGTGCCGCCGCCCGTGCTCGACGACGCGAGCGAGTTCAGCCAGGTGAACGACCCGCGCTACGCCGGGATCGACGGAGAGGTGCCGCGCACCGAATCGCTCAAGCTCGTGATCGACCGTCTGCTGCCCTACTGGGAGAGCGCGATCGTCCCCGACCTCGAGGCCGGCAAGACCGTGCTCGTCACGGCGCACGGCAACTCGCTCCGCGGTCTCGTCAAGCACCTCGAGGGCATCAGCGACGCCGACATCGCCGAGCTGAACATCCCCACCGGCATCCCGCTCGTCTACGAGCTCGACGAGAACAACGTCCCCACCGGTCCCGGCCGCTACCTCGACCCGGAGGCCGCTGCCGCCGGTGCCGCAGCGGTCGCCGCGCAGGGCAAGAAGTAG
- the phoU gene encoding phosphate signaling complex protein PhoU has protein sequence MREVFHQSLEDLQSRLVEIADLVTVSIDKATRAFATSDVALAEEVIADDAKIDALAVTLDEQAIEILARQQPVARDLRIVVTALRVSASLERMGDMSEHIAQLARLRFPERAIPKGLKGTFVKMGELDVEISRTLSELLRTGDLRFADTIRNADDDVDELHASVFEKVLSDNWKGEATATVDATLASRYHERFADHAVAVAKKMVYLATGDWQVSEAEIALAVEQQQELGHA, from the coding sequence ATGCGCGAAGTCTTCCACCAGTCCCTCGAGGACCTGCAGTCCCGCCTCGTCGAGATCGCGGACCTCGTCACGGTCTCGATCGACAAGGCGACTCGCGCGTTCGCGACCAGCGACGTCGCCCTGGCCGAAGAGGTCATCGCCGACGACGCCAAGATCGACGCGCTCGCGGTCACGCTCGACGAGCAGGCCATCGAGATCCTCGCTCGCCAGCAGCCCGTCGCCCGCGACCTCCGCATCGTCGTCACGGCGCTGCGGGTGAGCGCCTCGCTGGAGCGGATGGGCGACATGTCCGAGCACATCGCCCAGCTCGCTCGCCTGCGGTTCCCCGAGCGCGCCATCCCGAAGGGTCTCAAGGGCACCTTCGTGAAGATGGGCGAGCTCGACGTCGAGATCTCCCGCACGCTCTCCGAGCTCCTCCGCACCGGCGACCTGCGCTTCGCCGACACGATCCGCAACGCGGACGACGACGTCGACGAGCTGCACGCCAGCGTCTTCGAGAAGGTGCTCAGCGACAACTGGAAGGGAGAGGCGACGGCGACGGTCGATGCCACGCTCGCCAGCCGGTACCACGAGCGCTTCGCCGACCACGCGGTCGCGGTCGCCAAGAAGATGGTCTACCTCGCCACGGGCGACTGGCAGGTCTCCGAGGCCGAGATCGCTCTGGCCGTCGAGCAGCAGCAGGAGCTCGGGCACGCCTGA
- a CDS encoding ATP-binding protein, with protein MTLPQLALSSLAIGLVIGIGLSLLVVWAYRARARAEEETSLAIPAGITDVLGSMDDAACVVDSSGLVLAVSQAATRFGIEVGSTLDNPELRQLVRAAKATGGSTTESFRITRGGLSLDPRLVSARASVIGARLVLLIIRDVTEQERLDQMRRDFVANTSHELKTPVGAVSLLAEAIESAADDPAQVRIFAARISAEAGRLGQLTGRIMSLSRLQAEGGLTEVASVSIDEVIASSIEAHVVQADSAGVELARGGDRGLWVRGDAQILVEAVGNLIANAIVYSPRGSRVGVGVKADAEVVEIAVSDQGIGIAEADRERIFERFYRADEARSRRTGGTGLGLSIVKHATQRHGGEVRLWSRPGRGSTFTIRLPRIDTPGHIDSDKKSKKKRARKAAKTASARVRNGERA; from the coding sequence ATGACCCTGCCGCAGCTCGCGCTGTCTTCACTCGCCATCGGGCTGGTGATCGGCATCGGCCTCTCTCTCCTCGTGGTGTGGGCGTACCGTGCCCGCGCGCGGGCCGAGGAGGAGACATCGCTCGCGATCCCCGCCGGGATCACCGATGTCCTCGGCAGCATGGACGACGCCGCCTGCGTGGTCGACTCCTCCGGTCTGGTCCTCGCCGTCTCGCAGGCGGCGACCCGCTTCGGCATCGAGGTCGGCTCCACGCTCGACAACCCCGAGCTCCGCCAGCTCGTGCGCGCCGCGAAGGCGACGGGTGGCTCGACCACCGAGTCGTTCCGCATCACCCGCGGCGGGCTGAGCCTCGATCCGCGGCTCGTCTCGGCCCGAGCGAGCGTGATCGGTGCGCGTCTGGTGCTGCTGATCATCCGCGACGTCACGGAGCAGGAGCGACTCGACCAGATGCGGCGCGACTTCGTGGCGAACACCAGTCACGAGCTGAAGACGCCCGTGGGTGCGGTCAGCCTCCTCGCGGAAGCCATCGAGTCCGCGGCCGACGATCCGGCGCAGGTGCGCATCTTCGCCGCGCGGATCTCCGCGGAGGCCGGACGTCTCGGCCAGCTCACGGGACGGATCATGAGCCTGTCGCGGCTGCAGGCGGAGGGCGGGCTCACCGAGGTCGCATCCGTCTCGATCGACGAGGTGATCGCGTCGTCGATCGAGGCCCACGTCGTCCAGGCCGACTCCGCCGGTGTGGAGCTCGCCCGCGGCGGCGATCGCGGCCTCTGGGTGCGCGGCGACGCGCAGATCCTGGTCGAGGCCGTCGGCAACCTGATCGCGAACGCCATCGTCTACTCGCCCCGCGGATCGCGGGTCGGCGTCGGGGTCAAGGCCGACGCCGAGGTCGTCGAGATCGCGGTGTCCGATCAGGGCATCGGCATCGCCGAGGCAGACCGCGAACGCATCTTCGAGCGCTTCTACCGCGCGGACGAGGCCCGCTCGCGGCGCACCGGCGGCACCGGTCTGGGATTGTCGATCGTCAAGCACGCGACGCAGCGGCACGGCGGCGAGGTGCGCCTGTGGTCACGTCCGGGTCGCGGCTCCACGTTCACGATCCGGCTTCCCCGGATCGACACCCCCGGGCACATCGACTCGGACAAGAAGAGCAAGAAGAAGCGCGCGCGCAAAGCGGCCAAGACCGCCTCCGCCCGCGTTCGAAACGGAGAGAGAGCATGA
- a CDS encoding response regulator transcription factor, producing the protein MTRILLVEDEPDLADPLAYLLRREGYEVEIAEDGPGALTAFRERGADIVLLDLMLPGMPGTEVCRQIRSTSAVPIIMLTAKDSEVDIVVGLELGADDYITKPYSSRELLARMRAVLRRVVQADSELDERVLDGGRVSLDIDRHTVAVAGAQINMPLKEFELLEVLMRNSGRVLTRGQLIDRVWGSDYFGDTKTLDVHIKRIRSRIEENPSEPVMLVTVRGLGYRFEG; encoded by the coding sequence ATGACCCGCATCCTTCTGGTCGAGGACGAGCCCGACCTCGCCGACCCCCTCGCCTATCTGCTGCGCCGGGAGGGCTACGAGGTGGAGATCGCCGAGGACGGCCCCGGGGCGCTCACGGCGTTCCGGGAGCGCGGTGCCGACATCGTGCTGCTCGATCTGATGCTGCCGGGGATGCCGGGCACCGAGGTGTGCCGCCAGATCCGGTCGACGTCGGCCGTGCCGATCATCATGCTGACCGCCAAGGACTCCGAGGTCGACATCGTGGTGGGCCTCGAGCTCGGTGCCGACGACTACATCACCAAGCCGTACTCCTCGCGGGAGCTGCTCGCGCGCATGCGCGCGGTGCTCCGTCGGGTGGTCCAGGCCGACAGCGAGCTCGACGAGCGGGTGCTCGACGGCGGACGCGTCTCGCTCGACATCGACCGGCACACCGTCGCGGTCGCCGGCGCTCAGATCAACATGCCGCTCAAGGAATTCGAGCTTCTCGAGGTGCTGATGCGCAACTCGGGCCGCGTGCTCACGCGTGGACAGCTCATCGACCGCGTGTGGGGCAGCGACTACTTCGGCGACACCAAGACGCTCGACGTGCACATCAAGCGCATCCGCTCGCGCATCGAGGAGAACCCGAGCGAGCCGGTGATGCTCGTGACCGTGCGCGGTCTGGGGTACCGCTTCGAGGGCTGA
- a CDS encoding DNA modification methylase, with amino-acid sequence MKSRLVASAALSAVVLLGATGCTFISPQATKIEYAASDGVNVSDPDAPIDVRNVFIVATEDGSVGNLIAAIVNPTDEKATLTITLEGIDPFTVTVPAGETVSLGADEEPLRIVDLDTKPGATVEIHFQSGDATGVKTEVPVLDGALPYYADLVPDVSERAPQPTTTPVPTDTAAPAPAE; translated from the coding sequence GTGAAATCGCGCCTTGTTGCGTCTGCCGCCCTCAGCGCCGTCGTTCTTCTCGGCGCGACGGGATGCACGTTCATCTCGCCCCAGGCGACGAAGATCGAGTACGCCGCCTCGGACGGCGTGAACGTCTCCGACCCCGACGCTCCGATCGACGTCCGCAACGTCTTCATCGTCGCGACGGAAGACGGCTCGGTCGGCAACCTGATCGCCGCGATCGTGAACCCGACCGACGAGAAGGCCACGCTCACGATCACCCTCGAGGGCATCGACCCGTTCACGGTCACGGTTCCCGCCGGCGAGACGGTGAGCCTCGGCGCCGACGAGGAGCCCCTCCGCATCGTCGATCTCGACACCAAGCCGGGCGCGACGGTCGAGATCCACTTCCAGTCGGGCGACGCCACCGGCGTCAAGACCGAGGTGCCCGTCCTCGACGGCGCACTCCCCTACTACGCGGACCTGGTCCCGGACGTCAGCGAGCGCGCGCCGCAGCCGACGACGACGCCCGTCCCCACCGACACCGCCGCTCCCGCTCCCGCGGAGTGA
- a CDS encoding CarD family transcriptional regulator, with translation MLFEVGETVVYPHHGAATIIEVKERIIKGEAKKYLKLNVTQGDLIIEVPAENVDLVGVRDVIGKEGLDHVFEVLRAPFTEEPTNWSRRYKANLEKLASGDVIKVSEVVRDLWRRDQDRGLSAGEKRMLAKARQILISELALAEKTDEDKAGALLDEVLAS, from the coding sequence ATGCTTTTTGAGGTTGGCGAGACCGTCGTCTATCCGCACCATGGCGCTGCGACCATCATCGAGGTCAAGGAACGCATCATCAAGGGTGAGGCGAAGAAATATCTGAAGCTCAACGTCACGCAGGGCGATCTCATCATCGAGGTTCCGGCGGAGAATGTCGACCTGGTCGGCGTCCGCGACGTGATCGGCAAGGAGGGCCTCGACCATGTGTTCGAGGTGCTGCGCGCCCCGTTCACGGAGGAGCCGACCAACTGGTCGCGTCGTTACAAGGCGAACCTCGAGAAGCTCGCCTCCGGCGATGTCATCAAGGTCAGCGAGGTCGTCCGCGACCTGTGGCGTCGTGACCAGGACCGCGGACTCTCCGCAGGAGAGAAGCGGATGCTGGCCAAGGCGCGCCAGATCCTCATCTCCGAGCTCGCGCTCGCCGAGAAGACCGACGAGGACAAGGCGGGCGCACTGCTCGACGAGGTCCTCGCCTCCTGA
- the ispD gene encoding 2-C-methyl-D-erythritol 4-phosphate cytidylyltransferase, with amino-acid sequence MTLLPVPDTAIIVVAAGSGTRLDAGAPKALVGIDAHSILRHALDGVFAAAPAQVIVVAPPGYEGDAEAELDAAAGKRRDLGRVVVGGATRQLSVAAGLDALWGDVTTVLVHDAARALTPPAQIDAVAAAVTPDTGIIPALPVVDTLKRVDADVVVGPVDRAELAAAQTPQGFPRALLEEAYARALSSGIDYTDDAALFAASGHAVRHVEGSARAFKITTPADLERARHLLAAAAPVPAPSAGPASGFGVPRVGIGTDVHAFGGEGDLWLAGLPWPGEQALSGHSDGDAVAHAIVDALLGAAGLGDIGEHFGTAHPEYAGAHAAVFLSRTRELLTDAGFVIGNVSAQFQGNRPRFSARRAEAEAVLSEALGGAPVSVTATTTDGLGFPGRGEGISVTAIALVVPDVSRRV; translated from the coding sequence GTGACTCTGCTCCCTGTTCCCGATACCGCGATCATCGTCGTCGCCGCCGGTTCCGGCACGCGACTGGATGCCGGGGCGCCGAAGGCCCTGGTCGGCATCGATGCGCACTCGATCCTGCGCCACGCGCTCGACGGCGTCTTCGCCGCTGCTCCCGCGCAGGTGATCGTCGTCGCGCCGCCCGGGTACGAAGGCGACGCGGAGGCCGAGCTGGACGCCGCCGCGGGGAAGCGCCGCGACCTCGGTCGGGTCGTGGTCGGCGGCGCGACCCGACAGCTCTCCGTCGCAGCGGGACTCGACGCGCTCTGGGGCGACGTGACGACCGTGCTCGTGCACGATGCGGCCCGCGCTCTCACGCCTCCGGCTCAGATCGACGCGGTCGCCGCCGCCGTGACGCCGGACACGGGCATCATCCCCGCGCTTCCCGTCGTCGACACCCTCAAGCGGGTCGATGCCGACGTGGTCGTCGGACCTGTCGATCGCGCGGAACTCGCCGCCGCGCAGACCCCGCAGGGATTCCCCCGGGCGCTTCTCGAGGAGGCGTACGCCCGCGCGCTCTCGTCGGGCATCGACTACACCGACGACGCGGCCCTCTTCGCGGCATCCGGTCATGCGGTGCGACACGTCGAGGGCTCCGCCCGCGCCTTCAAGATCACGACCCCCGCCGACCTCGAGCGGGCGCGGCACCTGCTCGCTGCGGCGGCTCCGGTCCCCGCCCCCTCAGCCGGTCCGGCATCCGGATTCGGCGTGCCACGCGTCGGCATCGGGACCGATGTGCACGCGTTCGGGGGAGAGGGCGACCTCTGGCTGGCCGGGTTGCCGTGGCCGGGGGAGCAGGCCCTGTCCGGGCACTCCGACGGCGACGCCGTGGCGCACGCGATCGTCGATGCGCTGCTGGGCGCTGCGGGGCTCGGCGACATCGGCGAGCACTTCGGAACCGCGCATCCGGAGTACGCCGGGGCGCACGCCGCGGTGTTCCTCTCCCGCACGCGGGAGCTGCTGACGGATGCCGGCTTCGTGATCGGCAACGTCTCGGCGCAGTTCCAGGGCAACCGGCCGCGATTCAGCGCGCGTCGGGCCGAAGCCGAAGCGGTCCTCTCCGAGGCCCTCGGCGGGGCTCCTGTCTCGGTCACGGCCACCACGACGGACGGGCTCGGATTCCCGGGTCGCGGGGAGGGCATCTCCGTCACCGCGATCGCCCTCGTCGTCCCGGACGTCTCCCGGAGAGTGTGA
- the cysS gene encoding cysteine--tRNA ligase, with the protein MTLRLYDTRAAELRDFVPLDPENITMYVCGPTVQSGPHIGHVRAALSFDLLRRWLTHRFGRVTFVRNVTDIDDKVLANATDAEPWWALAYRMEQEFTAAYAGVGILAPTYEPRATASVPQMQELISRLIDRGHAYPAPDGSGDVYFDVRSWSEYGALTHQSVDAMEAAEDADPRGKRNPQDFALWKGAKPEEPADATWSSPWGPGRPGWHIECSAMSKRYLGAEFDIHGGGLDLRFPHHENELAQSTAAGDAFARYWVHNGLVTVNGQKMSKSLGNFTLAADVLEEFDPLVVRYALAAAHYRSNLDLTESSFVEADAALGRIRSFLERAGRLESPFTWSAERPAQEAERPHDGEAEHGFVLPAAFGDALDDDLAVPQALAVIHDTVRRGNGALDAGDDAAAWIAAWKVREMTGILGIDPGSTQWRDGADGGGASASALDALVQAMITQRAQARADKDWAAADRIRDAIAAAGITLEDTPAGTHWSIDG; encoded by the coding sequence GTGACACTCCGCCTCTATGACACCCGCGCTGCGGAACTGCGCGACTTCGTGCCTCTCGATCCCGAGAACATCACGATGTACGTCTGCGGACCCACCGTGCAGTCCGGCCCGCACATCGGCCACGTCAGAGCCGCGCTGAGCTTCGATCTGCTGCGTCGCTGGCTCACGCACCGGTTCGGCCGTGTCACGTTCGTGCGCAACGTCACCGACATCGACGACAAGGTGCTCGCGAACGCGACGGATGCCGAGCCCTGGTGGGCTCTGGCCTACCGGATGGAGCAGGAGTTCACGGCGGCATATGCCGGAGTCGGCATCCTCGCCCCGACGTATGAGCCGCGGGCGACGGCATCCGTTCCCCAGATGCAGGAGCTCATCTCCCGGCTGATCGACCGTGGCCACGCGTATCCGGCTCCGGACGGCTCGGGCGATGTGTACTTCGATGTGCGCTCGTGGTCCGAGTACGGTGCGCTCACGCATCAGTCCGTCGACGCGATGGAGGCCGCGGAGGACGCGGATCCTCGCGGCAAGCGCAACCCTCAGGACTTCGCCCTCTGGAAGGGCGCCAAGCCCGAGGAACCCGCCGACGCGACCTGGTCGTCCCCGTGGGGGCCCGGACGGCCGGGGTGGCACATCGAGTGCTCCGCGATGTCGAAGCGGTACCTCGGCGCCGAGTTCGACATCCACGGCGGCGGGCTCGATCTGCGCTTCCCGCACCATGAGAACGAGCTCGCTCAGTCGACCGCGGCCGGCGACGCCTTCGCGCGCTACTGGGTGCACAACGGGCTCGTGACCGTCAACGGTCAGAAGATGTCGAAGTCGCTGGGAAACTTCACGCTCGCTGCCGACGTGCTCGAGGAGTTCGACCCGCTCGTGGTGCGCTACGCCCTCGCCGCAGCGCACTATCGGTCGAACCTCGACCTGACCGAGTCGTCGTTCGTCGAGGCGGATGCCGCGCTTGGTCGCATCCGATCGTTCCTCGAGCGCGCGGGGCGACTCGAGAGTCCCTTCACGTGGTCGGCCGAGAGGCCGGCGCAGGAGGCCGAGCGCCCCCATGACGGCGAAGCGGAGCACGGGTTCGTCCTTCCCGCGGCCTTCGGTGATGCGCTCGACGACGACCTCGCGGTCCCGCAGGCGCTTGCTGTCATCCACGACACCGTGCGTCGGGGCAACGGCGCGCTGGATGCCGGTGACGACGCTGCGGCATGGATCGCCGCGTGGAAGGTGCGCGAGATGACCGGCATCCTGGGCATCGACCCCGGCTCGACGCAGTGGCGCGACGGCGCGGACGGCGGCGGCGCCTCGGCATCCGCTCTGGACGCCCTCGTGCAGGCGATGATCACGCAGCGCGCTCAGGCGCGCGCGGACAAGGACTGGGCGGCGGCCGATCGCATCCGTGATGCGATCGCCGCCGCAGGAATCACGCTGGAGGACACTCCGGCCGGAACTCATTGGAGTATCGATGGCTAA
- the rlmB gene encoding 23S rRNA (guanosine(2251)-2'-O)-methyltransferase RlmB encodes MAKPGRPGASKGNKKGPTKGTGGLGRKALEGRGPTPKAEDRAWHPAGKRKAAAERYAASGGKGKPNQRQASGGNPNRSARAKDNTSEAETVTGRNSVLEALRAKIPATAFHIAQRVEMDDRVKEMLSIATHRGIPVLEVTRQELDRMAGFDGVHQGVAIKVPPYEYAHPQDLLEQTIDRGQVPLFVALDGITDPRNLGAVIRSAAAFGAHGVILPQRRSAGVNSAVWKTSAGAVARTPVALATNLTTLLKEFKKQGVFILGLAGDGDVSLPELQLADRPVVIVAGSEGKGLSRLVRETCDQIVSIPISASTESLNAGIATSVALYQVSTVRGAKKKS; translated from the coding sequence ATGGCTAAGCCAGGGCGCCCCGGCGCGAGCAAGGGAAACAAGAAGGGTCCGACCAAGGGCACGGGCGGACTCGGACGCAAGGCCCTCGAGGGCCGCGGACCGACCCCGAAGGCGGAGGACCGCGCCTGGCACCCGGCCGGCAAGCGCAAGGCCGCGGCCGAGCGGTACGCGGCATCCGGCGGCAAGGGCAAGCCGAACCAGCGCCAGGCGTCGGGCGGAAACCCGAATCGCTCGGCCCGCGCCAAGGACAACACCTCCGAGGCGGAGACGGTCACCGGCCGCAACTCCGTGCTCGAGGCGCTCCGGGCGAAGATCCCGGCGACCGCGTTCCACATCGCGCAGCGCGTGGAGATGGACGACCGCGTCAAGGAGATGCTGTCGATCGCGACCCACCGCGGCATCCCGGTGCTCGAGGTCACCCGCCAGGAGCTCGACCGGATGGCGGGCTTCGACGGCGTGCACCAGGGCGTCGCGATCAAGGTGCCGCCGTATGAGTACGCGCACCCGCAGGATCTGCTCGAGCAGACGATCGATCGCGGCCAGGTGCCGCTGTTCGTCGCGCTCGACGGCATCACCGATCCGCGCAACCTCGGGGCCGTCATCCGCTCGGCCGCCGCGTTCGGGGCACACGGCGTCATCCTCCCGCAGCGGCGCTCGGCCGGCGTCAACTCCGCGGTGTGGAAGACCAGCGCCGGTGCGGTCGCCCGCACCCCGGTGGCGCTCGCGACCAACCTCACGACGCTGCTCAAGGAGTTCAAGAAGCAGGGCGTCTTCATCCTCGGTCTCGCGGGTGACGGCGACGTCTCGCTCCCGGAACTCCAGCTCGCCGACCGTCCTGTCGTCATCGTCGCCGGGTCCGAAGGCAAGGGGCTGTCGCGCCTCGTGCGCGAGACCTGCGACCAGATCGTCTCGATCCCGATCTCCGCGTCCACCGAGTCGCTGAACGCCGGGATCGCCACGTCCGTCGCGCTGTACCAGGTGTCGACGGTCCGCGGCGCGAAGAAGAAGTCCTAG
- a CDS encoding NAD(P)H-binding protein: protein MTRIVVLGGTGYAGRHIVAEAVARGHAVIAVSRSEPGDPVAGAAYVQRSALDVDAIAETFEGADAVVWALSPRGDMEDKVLGALRLVAARLAGTETRLGVIGGAGGSLVAPGGPRLFDQDFPEEYKAEAQVGIDSLAFLQSADADLDWFFVHPAEEFGPWAEGERTGHYRDGGDVIVRDADGKSWISGADFAVAMVDEIEQGNHHRERFTVGY, encoded by the coding sequence ATGACTCGCATCGTCGTCCTCGGCGGAACCGGATACGCCGGCCGCCATATCGTCGCGGAGGCCGTGGCCCGCGGGCATGCGGTGATCGCGGTCTCGCGGTCCGAGCCGGGCGATCCGGTGGCGGGCGCCGCGTACGTGCAGCGGTCGGCGCTCGACGTCGACGCGATCGCGGAGACCTTCGAGGGAGCCGACGCCGTCGTGTGGGCGCTGTCTCCGCGGGGCGACATGGAGGACAAGGTGCTCGGCGCACTGCGGCTGGTGGCTGCGAGGCTCGCCGGCACCGAGACGCGTCTCGGCGTGATCGGCGGAGCAGGCGGAAGCCTCGTCGCGCCCGGCGGCCCCCGGCTCTTCGATCAGGACTTCCCCGAGGAGTACAAGGCCGAGGCGCAGGTCGGCATCGACTCGCTCGCCTTCCTGCAGAGCGCGGATGCCGATCTCGACTGGTTCTTCGTGCACCCGGCGGAGGAGTTCGGTCCCTGGGCCGAGGGCGAGCGCACCGGGCACTACCGCGACGGCGGCGACGTGATCGTGCGGGATGCCGACGGGAAGTCGTGGATCTCCGGTGCGGACTTCGCGGTCGCCATGGTCGACGAGATCGAACAGGGCAATCACCACCGCGAACGGTTCACCGTCGGGTACTGA